In the genome of Sphingomonas sp. LR60, the window CGCTGGTCCCAGCGCGCCAGCGTGCGCAGCGCGCTGTCCAGCGCCCACCGGCCGAGCGGCACGATCAACCCCGATTCCTCGGCGACCGGGATGAAGCGGCCGGGCTCGTGGCGCACACCGTGCTCGTCGGTCCAGCGTGCCAATGCCTCGAACCCGCTGACCCGCCCGGTCTGGAGATTGCAGATCGGCTGATAGACGAGGTTGAGCTGCTCGCTTTCGATCGCGCGACGGAGCGACGTCTCCATCGCGAATTCCGCACGCGCCGAATCGAGCGCGCGCGTCTGGTATGATTCGGCGTTCTTCGTGGACTTCGACTTCTTCATCGCCACCTGCGCGTGGCGGATCACGTCCTCTGCTTCGCTGACCGTGCCGTCACCGAACGCGATGCCGATCGCGCACGACACGCGCAGTTCGTATTCGCTGAGCCGGAACGGCGTCGCCAGCGCGTCGCGGATGCGACGGGCGACGTGCTCGGCCTCGTCGCGATCCGCATCGATCGACAACAGCACGCCGAATTCGTCGCCGCCGGTGCGCGCCAGCGTATCGCTATGGCGCAGCGCGCCCTTAATGCGGCGTGCGACGGTGATCAGCAGTTCGTCGCCGGTCAGCGATCCCAGACAGGCGTTGAACCGGCTGAAGCGATCGAGATCGATCATCAGCACCGCCCACGACGCATTGCCCTGCGCGATGCTCCCTTCCAGCGCATCGGTGAATCCGCCGCGGTTCGGCAGCCCGGTCAGGCTGTCGGTCGCCATCTCGCGGCGCAGCGTTTCTTCGGTCCGCACCTCCGCGGTCTGGTCGACGAACGACGCGATACAGGCCCGATCGGTGCGTTGCGGCAACCGCGACAACGTCAGGCGATAGTGCCGGCGCTCGACCGCGGCACCGGTCTGCCAGTCACGTTCCTCGCTTTGCGCCTCGGAGGCGAGGAACGTCTGCACGATCGGTGCGAGGTTCGGCTCGTCGATCAACCGCGCACGGGTGAACGCACGGTTGACAACTTCGAAGCGCGTTTGCTCTTCGTCGAGCGCGATCAGCGCCACGGGAATGGGAACGAGTTCCAGCGATCCCTGATGCGCGGACAGGCCCGGCGACTCGATCGGAGTCGTCGGTTGTCGGGTCAGCCATGTCGCACGCGTTGCCATCACGGTTTTGGATAGCGGCGAAGGGTTAAGGCAGACTTTAAGACCGGGCGCTTTCGCGCTGTCAGGTTCGATACGCTACCGTTACGTCCTAGGCAGTGACGGTGACCGTGTGGTTAACGGCGCGGTGGCGATCAAAAGCGATTGTCGCGTGGGAAGCCGTTGGGCGGCATCCGCCCCGCCGCGCCGCGCGCGGTGCGCCATTGCGACAGGTCCGTCTCGGTCCGAGTCCGCCCGCTATCGCCGCCCATCGCCCAGCTCAGCCCTTCGGCGAACACCAGCGTCCGCGCGTCCGCCAGCCCGCCATCGCGATAGCGTTGCAACTGCACCCCCTGCCCGCGCGTCATCTCGGGCAGGTCGGCGATCGGGAACAGCGCCAGCTTGCGATT includes:
- a CDS encoding putative bifunctional diguanylate cyclase/phosphodiesterase; this translates as MATRATWLTRQPTTPIESPGLSAHQGSLELVPIPVALIALDEEQTRFEVVNRAFTRARLIDEPNLAPIVQTFLASEAQSEERDWQTGAAVERRHYRLTLSRLPQRTDRACIASFVDQTAEVRTEETLRREMATDSLTGLPNRGGFTDALEGSIAQGNASWAVLMIDLDRFSRFNACLGSLTGDELLITVARRIKGALRHSDTLARTGGDEFGVLLSIDADRDEAEHVARRIRDALATPFRLSEYELRVSCAIGIAFGDGTVSEAEDVIRHAQVAMKKSKSTKNAESYQTRALDSARAEFAMETSLRRAIESEQLNLVYQPICNLQTGRVSGFEALARWTDEHGVRHEPGRFIPVAEESGLIVPLGRWALDSALRTLARWDQRAGGDCGATVAVNLSPIQLQRDSIAGVVRRALNDTGLAGGRLKLEITESALINDPDRIARVLAGLKETGVTIAMDDFGTGFSNLASLQKLPIDVLKIDRSFVTGLLTDRDKVAIVRAILGLSQALGMATVAEGIEAIDVGQTLAALGCTFGQGYAYSRPLEPDAAYAFLRERNT